ATGCGCGGCCCCAAGAACGGAGAAAGCGCTTCCGTGGTAACAAGTTCCACTCGCCGGCCAAGGCGCGCTTCGAGGAGCTCACACAGTGCGAGGAAATGGTCGAACGTTTTAGCGCCTGGAAGGAAGTGCACGAGGAGGTCGACGTCACTATCCGGCCGGGCCTCATCACGCAGGACCGAGCCAAAAAGTGCGAGCCGCTCCACACCGAGAGCACGGATCTCCGGC
This portion of the Vicinamibacteria bacterium genome encodes:
- a CDS encoding nucleotidyltransferase family protein, whose product is MDIAPLTREQAIERLVASAPEIRALGVERLALFGSVLRDEARPDSDVDLLVHFLPGAKTFDHFLALCELLEARLGRRVELVTTEALSPFLGPRILAEAQDVLRAA